A single window of Sphingobacterium sp. ML3W DNA harbors:
- the atpB gene encoding F0F1 ATP synthase subunit A — MGSVKKAFLFFAVILFAVNPFLAKANEVSEEPKSQSEEISSYIEHHLQDDHYFSLFTDKEAGKTFGFPLPVILIDGGIKVFMSSEFNFGQNVVEKDGQFYKLYHGKIYKTDAAGTLNYDEAHHPTNEKALDFSITKNVVGLLLTTVLLFWGFLGLANTYKKGANNLPKGFGRVLEPMVLYVRDEMAIPNIGHRYREFMPYLLSVFFMILVLNLLGLTPLGFNVTGNITVTFCLAIFTFLFINLKANKDYWKHIFWMPGVPVPFKIALMPIEFLGLFTKPFSLMVRLFANITAGHTVVMGLIAVVYLLQEQLSVGGSIGVSLLLTSFLMVVEILVAFLQAFIFTMLSSLFIGMAVEEHNEAHH; from the coding sequence ATGGGGAGCGTTAAGAAAGCATTTCTTTTTTTTGCAGTGATTTTATTTGCTGTTAATCCGTTTTTGGCTAAAGCTAATGAAGTAAGCGAAGAGCCTAAATCTCAAAGTGAGGAAATCTCATCTTACATCGAGCATCACTTGCAAGATGATCATTATTTTTCATTATTCACAGATAAAGAGGCGGGTAAAACTTTTGGGTTCCCATTACCTGTTATCTTGATTGATGGAGGAATTAAAGTGTTTATGTCTTCAGAATTCAATTTTGGACAGAATGTTGTAGAGAAAGATGGTCAGTTTTACAAATTGTATCATGGAAAAATATACAAGACAGATGCTGCAGGAACACTTAATTACGACGAAGCACATCATCCAACAAATGAAAAAGCATTAGATTTTTCAATTACAAAAAATGTTGTCGGTTTACTTTTAACTACTGTATTGTTGTTTTGGGGCTTTTTAGGCTTAGCAAACACATACAAGAAAGGTGCTAACAACTTGCCAAAAGGTTTTGGACGCGTATTAGAGCCTATGGTACTGTACGTACGTGATGAGATGGCTATTCCAAATATCGGTCACCGTTATAGAGAGTTTATGCCCTATTTGTTATCGGTGTTTTTTATGATATTGGTTTTAAACCTTTTGGGTTTAACTCCGCTAGGGTTTAACGTAACGGGTAATATCACGGTTACTTTTTGTCTAGCGATCTTTACATTTTTATTTATCAATCTTAAAGCAAATAAGGATTATTGGAAACATATCTTCTGGATGCCAGGAGTACCAGTTCCTTTTAAAATTGCTTTAATGCCAATCGAGTTTTTGGGTTTGTTCACAAAACCATTCTCTTTAATGGTTCGTTTATTTGCCAACATTACGGCAGGTCACACTGTAGTAATGGGTTTAATTGCCGTTGTTTATTTGCTGCAAGAGCAGCTATCGGTAGGCGGAAGTATCGGTGTTTCATTGTTACTGACAAGTTTCCTTATGGTAGTTGAAATTTTAGTTGCATTTTTACAAGCGTTTATTTTCACCATGTTGTCGTCCCTATTTATCGGAATGGCTGTTGAAGAACACAACGAGGCACATCACTAA
- a CDS encoding AtpZ/AtpI family protein, giving the protein MGKSNKNPNKWMVFISLPFQMGVTIYLMYLLGTWLDEKYHFSNGLAMKICTFIGIFASLYHFIREANRLNRDE; this is encoded by the coding sequence ATGGGAAAGTCTAATAAGAACCCAAATAAATGGATGGTTTTTATATCATTACCATTTCAAATGGGTGTTACCATTTATTTGATGTATTTGTTAGGCACATGGTTAGATGAGAAGTACCATTTTTCTAATGGTCTTGCCATGAAAATATGTACATTTATTGGTATTTTCGCCTCACTTTATCATTTTATACGAGAAGCTAATCGATTGAATAGAGATGAATAA